In Micromonospora sp. WMMA1363, a genomic segment contains:
- a CDS encoding IS256 family transposase, which yields MLVDRARGDGLKLTGEGGLLQQLTKRVLESALDGEITDHVGYDKHDPAGRGSGNTRNGSRTKTVLTDVGPVEVRVPRDAAGTFEPQIVRKRQRRLTGVDDMVLSLSAKGLTHGEIAAHLAEVYGAEVSKQTISTITDKVMDGMAEWQNRPLDRVYPVVFIDAINVKIRDGQVANRPIYLAMAVTVDGHRDILGIWAGDGGEGAKYWLHVLTELKNRGVADVLMLVCDGLKGLPETVETVWPRTIVQTCVVHLLRNSFRYAARQDWDKIAKALRPVYTAATEDAATERFLEFAEAWGRKYPAIVKLWENAWAEFVPFLAFDVEIRKVICSTNAIESVNARIRRAVRARGHFPNEQAALKCVYMALMSLDPTGAGRRRWTMRWKAPLNAFQIAFEGRLTPANN from the coding sequence ATGCTGGTCGATCGGGCTCGTGGTGACGGGTTGAAGCTGACCGGCGAGGGTGGGCTGCTGCAGCAGCTGACGAAGCGGGTCCTCGAGTCGGCGTTGGATGGGGAGATCACCGACCACGTCGGCTACGACAAGCACGACCCGGCGGGTCGGGGTAGCGGGAACACCCGTAACGGCAGCCGGACCAAGACGGTGCTCACCGACGTCGGGCCGGTCGAGGTGCGGGTCCCACGCGACGCCGCCGGGACGTTCGAGCCGCAGATCGTGCGTAAGCGGCAGCGGCGTCTGACCGGCGTCGACGACATGGTCCTGTCGCTGTCGGCCAAGGGCCTGACCCACGGCGAGATCGCCGCGCACCTGGCTGAGGTCTACGGCGCTGAGGTGTCGAAGCAGACCATCTCCACGATCACCGACAAGGTCATGGACGGCATGGCCGAGTGGCAGAACCGGCCCCTGGACCGGGTCTACCCGGTCGTGTTCATCGACGCCATCAACGTCAAGATCAGGGACGGTCAGGTCGCGAACCGGCCGATCTACCTCGCGATGGCGGTCACCGTCGACGGCCACCGCGACATCCTCGGTATCTGGGCCGGTGACGGCGGCGAGGGCGCCAAGTACTGGCTGCACGTGCTCACCGAGTTGAAGAACCGCGGCGTGGCCGACGTGCTGATGCTGGTCTGTGACGGGCTCAAGGGACTGCCGGAGACGGTGGAGACGGTGTGGCCGCGCACGATCGTGCAGACGTGTGTGGTGCACCTGCTGCGCAACTCGTTCCGCTACGCCGCCCGGCAGGACTGGGACAAGATCGCCAAAGCGCTGCGGCCGGTCTACACCGCGGCGACCGAGGACGCCGCCACCGAGCGGTTCCTCGAGTTCGCCGAGGCGTGGGGCCGTAAGTATCCGGCGATCGTGAAGCTGTGGGAGAACGCGTGGGCGGAGTTCGTGCCGTTCCTCGCCTTCGACGTGGAGATCCGCAAGGTCATCTGCTCCACGAACGCGATCGAGTCCGTCAACGCCCGTATCCGCAGGGCCGTGCGAGCTCGTGGCCACTTCCCGAACGAGCAGGCCGCACTCAAGTGCGTCTACATGGCCTTGATGAGCCTCGACCCGACCGGAGCCGGCCGCCGACGCTGGACCATGCGCTGGAAAGCACCACTGAACGCCTTCCAGATCGCCTTCGAAGGCCGGCTCACCCCGGCCAACAACTGA
- a CDS encoding ISL3 family transposase, with protein sequence MFSGLSPLVIEDVTDEGERIVVRARTPRDTAVCPRCGASSGRVHGYHWRTVADVPVDGRRVVVRVRVRRLVCPTRGCRHTFREQVPGVLERYQRRTARLNRQVKAVVKELAGRAGSRLLAILAMGLSRHTALRALLCIPLPNERTPRVIGVDDFALRRRHRYATVVIDAETHERIDVLPDRTADTLEAWLRAHPGVEVVCRDGSATYAEAIRRALPDAVQVADRWHLWHNLCEAALSEVKAHSTCWAPVLDAPIYDGPRARTTQQRWHQVHDLLDQGVGLLECARRLQLALNTVKRYARADRPERMLRVPKYRASLVDPYREHLRKRRAEDPSVGVKHLFDEIKTLGFTGCLNLLHKYINQGRADADRSHISPRRLARMILTRPDNLKPERRDLLARLTAACPEMTQLAAAVGRFAELLTPQPANTDRLSHWILQVRTVDLPHLHAFTRGLERDRDAVNAALTLPYSNGPTEGVNTKTKRIARQMHGRAGFTLLRHRILLG encoded by the coding sequence GTGTTCTCGGGGCTGTCCCCGCTGGTCATCGAGGACGTGACCGACGAGGGTGAGCGGATCGTGGTGCGGGCCCGGACGCCGCGTGACACTGCGGTCTGCCCGAGGTGCGGGGCCTCGTCCGGACGGGTGCACGGCTATCACTGGCGGACGGTCGCCGACGTTCCGGTCGACGGGCGCCGGGTGGTGGTCCGTGTGCGGGTGCGGCGTCTGGTGTGCCCCACGCGCGGCTGCCGCCACACCTTCCGTGAACAGGTTCCCGGGGTGCTGGAGCGATACCAGCGCCGCACAGCCCGTTTGAACAGGCAGGTCAAAGCCGTCGTCAAGGAGTTAGCGGGCCGGGCAGGGTCGCGTCTGCTGGCGATACTCGCCATGGGCCTGTCCCGTCACACGGCTCTACGCGCCCTGCTGTGCATCCCGCTGCCCAATGAGCGGACGCCTCGGGTGATCGGCGTTGACGATTTCGCTCTACGCCGGCGGCACCGCTACGCCACCGTGGTGATCGACGCCGAGACCCATGAGCGGATCGACGTGCTACCCGACCGCACCGCCGACACCCTCGAAGCGTGGTTACGCGCACATCCCGGCGTCGAGGTCGTATGCCGCGACGGCTCGGCGACCTACGCCGAGGCCATTCGCCGCGCCCTGCCCGACGCGGTGCAGGTCGCAGACCGGTGGCACCTGTGGCACAACCTCTGTGAAGCCGCCCTCAGCGAGGTGAAGGCGCACAGTACCTGCTGGGCCCCCGTCCTGGACGCACCCATCTACGACGGCCCCCGCGCGCGGACGACCCAGCAACGCTGGCACCAGGTCCATGACCTGCTCGACCAAGGCGTGGGCCTGCTGGAGTGCGCCCGCCGTCTGCAGTTGGCCCTGAACACCGTCAAGCGCTACGCGCGAGCCGACCGGCCCGAGCGGATGCTCCGCGTCCCCAAATACCGTGCCAGCCTCGTCGACCCCTACCGCGAACACCTACGCAAACGTCGAGCCGAGGACCCCAGCGTCGGCGTCAAGCACCTCTTCGACGAGATCAAGACCCTCGGCTTCACCGGCTGCCTCAACCTCCTGCACAAGTACATCAACCAAGGCCGCGCGGACGCCGACCGCAGCCACATCTCCCCACGCCGCCTCGCCCGGATGATCCTCACCAGACCCGACAACCTCAAACCCGAGCGCCGAGATCTACTGGCACGGCTCACCGCAGCCTGCCCAGAGATGACCCAACTCGCCGCCGCTGTCGGACGCTTCGCCGAGCTCCTGACGCCTCAACCCGCAAACACCGACCGGCTCTCGCACTGGATCCTGCAGGTTCGCACGGTCGATCTACCTCATCTGCACGCCTTCACCCGAGGCCTGGAACGCGACCGCGACGCCGTGAACGCCGCGCTCACGCTCCCCTACAGCAACGGCCCCACCGAAGGCGTCAACACCAAGACCAAACGAATCGCACGTCAAATGCACGGACGAGCAGGCTTCACCCTGCTCCGCCACCGCATCCTCCTCGGATAA
- a CDS encoding IS982 family transposase: MHVDRDTLATALYVKIDDVLKSSPQLTRWRPAVGIAPKITDAELITLAVLQALLGYHKEARWIRHARMNLTHLFPYIPKQPGYNKRLRTLGTQITHLIRVLALDTDLWQHPVRIADSTPVECGRSRETVTRSDLAGWATYGYCASHSRRFWGLRLHLVTTVHGLPVAFALTTAKTDEREALMDLFDLDTGLLTHPDGLILVVDKGYRDAATERQLTERGVTMIRPAYRTEKPRPGRTLLRAVRQNIESVNQTLKGQLDLERHGGRTGTGVLVRVAQRILAMTAAIWHNWTTGQRDCTNNG, encoded by the coding sequence GTGCACGTCGATCGGGACACCCTCGCCACCGCACTGTACGTGAAGATCGACGACGTGTTGAAGTCGTCGCCCCAGCTCACCCGGTGGCGACCCGCGGTCGGGATCGCCCCGAAGATCACCGACGCCGAACTGATCACCCTCGCGGTGCTGCAAGCCCTGCTCGGCTACCACAAAGAAGCCCGCTGGATCCGTCACGCCCGCATGAACCTGACCCACCTGTTCCCCTACATCCCGAAACAGCCCGGGTACAACAAGCGGCTACGGACACTCGGCACGCAGATCACCCACCTGATCCGGGTCCTGGCCCTGGACACCGACCTGTGGCAGCACCCGGTGCGCATCGCCGACTCCACCCCGGTGGAATGCGGACGCTCCCGCGAGACCGTCACACGCTCTGATCTGGCCGGGTGGGCCACCTACGGCTACTGCGCCTCGCACTCGCGTCGCTTCTGGGGCCTGCGTCTGCACCTGGTCACCACCGTGCACGGACTGCCCGTGGCATTCGCCCTGACCACCGCCAAGACCGACGAACGCGAAGCACTCATGGACCTGTTCGACCTGGACACCGGCCTGTTGACCCACCCCGACGGGCTGATCCTGGTCGTGGACAAGGGCTACCGCGACGCCGCCACCGAACGACAGCTCACCGAACGCGGCGTCACCATGATCCGCCCCGCCTACCGCACCGAGAAGCCACGCCCCGGACGGACACTGCTGCGCGCTGTGCGACAGAACATCGAGTCCGTCAACCAAACCCTCAAAGGTCAACTCGACCTCGAACGACACGGCGGCCGTACCGGCACCGGCGTACTCGTACGCGTCGCACAACGCATCCTCGCCATGACCGCCGCGATCTGGCACAACTGGACCACCGGCCAACGGGACTGTACAAATAACGGCTGA
- a CDS encoding DUF397 domain-containing protein, producing MRCNATSLNCVEVMVDGDGNRVVRNSQRPDQTVTFSRGEWSAFEDSVRDGQTF from the coding sequence ATGCGCTGTAACGCCACAAGCCTGAACTGTGTTGAGGTCATGGTCGACGGCGACGGGAACCGGGTCGTCCGGAATTCACAGCGTCCGGACCAGACGGTGACCTTCAGCCGTGGCGAGTGGTCGGCGTTCGAGGACTCGGTCCGCGACGGGCAGACGTTCTGA
- the asnB gene encoding asparagine synthase (glutamine-hydrolyzing), with product MCGIVGWVDFGRDLTGERATLRAMTDTLTNRGVDDSGGWIRGHAALGHTRTAVIDVAGGAQPLTVARDGRAVATIVYNGEVYNFKQLRTELRARGHEFRTRSDTEVVLRAYLEWGVECAARLEGIFAFAVWDLRRQELVLVRDRLGVKPLFYARRPEGVLFGSEPKALLANPLVRPVVGMAELQELFATAKQPGMSVFRDLRAVLPGTTLTVSRAGMAQRRYWALEARPHTDDLDGTVGHIRELLHDIVLRELESEVPLCTALSGGIDSSAVSAIAAYWRWKLDGARIRTFVTTFDDYAARFQPDDVRFAPDEVFADEVARHLKSEHVRIQLGTRDLMDRAARDAVLWAQDMPTTLGDMDTSNYLTARRIKEHSTVALSGEVADEIFGGYSWMYDQQLLAADMFPWVAKEYLQPGSPRGQGRGLFDPGFMAKLDLGAYYRDQYRTALAAAPCTGDEDDTERRMRGITHVTLSWWLPMLLDRDDRLAMANALELRVPYGDHRLVEYLYHTPWRMKTFDGREKSLLRAAARGLVPHSVLDRAKSPWPVTQDPAYAAMLRDELSALVNDRSSPSLPLLDLPAVRATLDRPSEIAHQWVSRMNIEMVLQFDAWLRRYDVQLAI from the coding sequence ATGTGCGGCATCGTCGGCTGGGTGGACTTCGGGCGTGACCTGACGGGGGAGCGCGCGACGCTGCGGGCGATGACGGACACCCTGACCAACCGTGGGGTGGACGACTCCGGCGGGTGGATCCGGGGGCACGCCGCGCTCGGGCACACCCGGACCGCGGTCATCGACGTGGCCGGCGGCGCGCAGCCGCTCACCGTCGCGCGGGACGGCCGGGCGGTCGCCACGATCGTCTACAACGGTGAGGTCTACAACTTCAAGCAGCTGCGGACCGAGCTGCGCGCCCGGGGGCACGAGTTCCGTACCCGCAGCGACACCGAGGTGGTCCTGCGGGCGTACCTGGAGTGGGGGGTGGAGTGCGCGGCCCGGCTGGAGGGCATCTTCGCCTTCGCCGTCTGGGACCTGCGCCGCCAGGAACTGGTGCTGGTGCGCGACCGGCTCGGCGTCAAACCGCTCTTCTACGCCCGCCGCCCGGAGGGCGTCCTGTTCGGCTCCGAGCCGAAGGCGCTGCTGGCCAACCCGCTGGTCCGGCCGGTGGTGGGAATGGCGGAGCTCCAGGAACTGTTCGCCACCGCCAAGCAGCCCGGCATGTCGGTCTTCCGCGACCTGCGCGCGGTGCTGCCCGGCACGACCCTGACCGTCAGCCGGGCCGGGATGGCCCAGCGGCGGTACTGGGCGCTGGAGGCCCGGCCGCACACCGACGACCTGGACGGCACCGTCGGGCACATCCGGGAGCTGCTGCACGACATCGTGCTGCGCGAGCTGGAGTCGGAGGTGCCGCTGTGCACGGCGCTCTCCGGCGGGATCGACTCCAGCGCCGTCTCGGCGATCGCCGCGTACTGGCGGTGGAAGCTCGACGGTGCGCGGATCCGCACCTTCGTCACCACGTTCGACGACTACGCCGCCCGGTTCCAGCCGGACGACGTCCGCTTCGCCCCGGACGAGGTGTTCGCCGACGAGGTCGCCCGGCACCTCAAATCCGAGCACGTCCGCATCCAGCTCGGCACCCGGGACCTGATGGACCGGGCCGCCCGCGACGCCGTGCTGTGGGCGCAGGACATGCCCACCACGCTCGGCGACATGGACACCTCGAACTACCTGACCGCCCGCCGGATCAAGGAGCACTCGACGGTCGCGCTCAGCGGCGAGGTCGCCGACGAGATCTTCGGCGGCTACAGCTGGATGTACGACCAGCAGCTGCTCGCCGCCGACATGTTCCCGTGGGTGGCCAAGGAGTACCTCCAGCCCGGGTCGCCGCGCGGCCAGGGCCGGGGCCTGTTCGACCCGGGCTTCATGGCCAAGCTGGACCTCGGCGCGTACTACCGGGACCAGTACCGGACGGCCCTCGCGGCGGCGCCGTGCACCGGCGACGAGGACGACACCGAGCGGCGGATGCGCGGCATCACCCACGTCACCCTCAGCTGGTGGCTGCCGATGCTGCTGGACCGGGACGACCGGCTCGCCATGGCCAACGCCCTGGAACTGCGGGTGCCCTACGGCGACCACCGCCTGGTCGAGTACCTCTACCACACCCCGTGGCGGATGAAGACCTTCGACGGCCGGGAGAAGAGCCTGCTCCGCGCGGCCGCGCGCGGCCTGGTGCCGCACTCGGTGCTCGACCGCGCCAAGAGCCCGTGGCCGGTGACCCAGGATCCGGCGTACGCGGCGATGCTCCGCGACGAGCTGTCGGCGCTGGTGAACGACCGGTCCTCGCCGTCGCTGCCGCTGCTCGACCTCCCGGCGGTCCGGGCCACCCTGGACCGGCCGTCGGAGATCGCCCACCAGTGGGTGAGCCGGATGAACATCGAGATGGTGCTGCAGTTCGACGCCTGGCTGCGGCGGTACGACGTGCAGCTCGCGATCTGA
- a CDS encoding nitroreductase family protein, whose translation MDFPDVLRRRQMVRSYTDQPVSDEALDRIVGAVRRAPSAGFSQGYRLVVVTDPGLRRKAADIAEARYVELGFPRWIASAPAHIYVATREASYHERYGGEEVRPGWSEIPWPVPFWWFDCGALFMLLQLAAINEGLGTGFVSSVYTDELAALADVVDLPADVALTGIITVGHEDRGTRMPVPPNAARRKPLADVVRWCR comes from the coding sequence ATGGACTTCCCCGACGTGCTGCGCCGCCGCCAGATGGTGCGCAGCTACACCGACCAGCCTGTCTCCGACGAGGCGCTCGACCGGATCGTGGGTGCGGTGCGGCGGGCCCCGAGCGCCGGCTTCAGCCAGGGGTACCGACTGGTCGTGGTCACCGACCCCGGGCTGCGGCGCAAGGCCGCCGACATCGCCGAGGCCCGCTACGTCGAGTTGGGTTTCCCCCGCTGGATCGCGTCGGCCCCGGCGCACATCTACGTCGCCACCCGGGAGGCCTCCTACCACGAGCGGTACGGCGGCGAGGAGGTCCGGCCCGGCTGGTCGGAGATTCCCTGGCCGGTGCCGTTCTGGTGGTTCGACTGCGGGGCTCTGTTCATGCTGCTGCAGCTCGCCGCCATCAACGAGGGCCTCGGCACCGGGTTCGTCAGCTCCGTCTACACCGACGAGCTGGCCGCGCTGGCCGACGTGGTCGACCTGCCCGCCGACGTGGCGCTGACCGGCATCATCACCGTCGGGCACGAGGACCGCGGCACGCGGATGCCGGTGCCGCCGAACGCGGCGCGGCGCAAGCCGCTCGCCGATGTGGTGCGGTGGTGCCGGTGA
- a CDS encoding FAD-dependent oxidoreductase — translation MSQRVLVLGGGIAGTAAAIALGRRGHPVTVVERDLPPTDPTQDPFLHWSRRGVPQFRLPHGFSARARNLLLRHAPDVLARLRATGVEEMNLFKRLVPEDQWVPADDTFTNVWARRAVFELALRLAAEEEPGVEFRCPAVVNGLRFDRSSAVPRVVSVRLADGDRLTADVVLDCLGQRSPVPRWLAGEGIRVPTEAQDCETVYYSRYFRFTDTCQLPRTSVATLRGEFADGWFIGFPGDHDTYAFSFECHPDNRDARALRHTSTWAAVARGIPMLAPWVDPANGTALEGVQVMAGNRSLRRRYVVDGQPVVLGLLPVGDSLCASNPAYGWGSAMALTYAFAAAEAVAVGGGDPAATALAYDAAVAREADAVYRESSAMDRARIYRITGKPVPAEDRAEMDRQDLIAQALSGGVLHDLELGRAFNRRVNLVGPAETVLDGADLVRHAERLRANLTATTGR, via the coding sequence ATGAGTCAGCGTGTGCTCGTCCTCGGCGGCGGCATCGCCGGCACGGCCGCCGCGATCGCACTCGGCCGGCGCGGCCACCCGGTGACGGTGGTGGAACGCGACCTGCCGCCGACCGACCCCACCCAGGACCCGTTCCTGCACTGGTCGCGGCGGGGCGTGCCGCAGTTCCGGCTGCCACACGGCTTCTCCGCCCGGGCCCGCAACCTGCTGCTGCGGCACGCCCCGGACGTGCTCGCCCGGCTGCGGGCCACCGGCGTCGAGGAGATGAACCTGTTCAAGCGGCTCGTCCCGGAGGACCAGTGGGTGCCCGCCGACGACACGTTCACCAACGTGTGGGCGCGGCGGGCCGTCTTCGAGCTGGCGCTGCGGCTCGCCGCGGAGGAGGAGCCGGGCGTCGAGTTCCGCTGCCCGGCGGTGGTCAACGGCCTGCGCTTCGACCGGTCGTCCGCCGTTCCCCGGGTCGTCTCGGTCCGGCTCGCGGACGGCGACCGGCTCACCGCCGACGTGGTGCTGGACTGCCTGGGTCAGCGCTCCCCGGTGCCCCGCTGGCTGGCCGGCGAGGGAATCCGGGTGCCCACCGAGGCGCAGGACTGCGAGACCGTCTACTACAGCCGCTACTTCCGCTTCACCGACACCTGCCAGCTGCCCCGGACGTCGGTGGCCACGCTGCGCGGCGAGTTCGCCGACGGCTGGTTCATCGGCTTCCCCGGCGACCACGACACGTACGCCTTCTCCTTCGAGTGCCACCCGGACAACCGCGACGCCCGCGCGCTGCGGCACACCTCGACCTGGGCGGCGGTGGCACGCGGCATCCCGATGCTGGCGCCGTGGGTCGACCCGGCCAACGGCACCGCGCTGGAAGGCGTCCAGGTGATGGCGGGCAACCGCAGCCTGCGCCGGCGGTACGTGGTCGACGGTCAGCCCGTCGTCCTCGGTCTGCTCCCGGTGGGTGACTCGCTCTGCGCGTCCAACCCCGCGTACGGCTGGGGCTCGGCGATGGCCCTGACGTACGCGTTCGCCGCCGCCGAGGCGGTGGCCGTCGGCGGCGGCGACCCGGCGGCGACGGCCCTGGCCTACGACGCGGCGGTCGCCCGGGAGGCCGACGCGGTCTACCGGGAGTCGTCGGCGATGGACCGGGCCCGCATCTACCGGATCACCGGCAAGCCGGTGCCGGCGGAGGACCGGGCGGAGATGGATCGCCAGGACCTGATCGCACAGGCTCTTTCCGGCGGGGTGCTGCACGACCTCGAACTGGGCCGGGCGTTCAACCGGCGGGTCAACCTGGTCGGCCCGGCGGAGACGGTCCTGGACGGCGCCGACCTGGTCCGCCACGCCGAACGCCTCCGGGCAAACCTCACCGCCACCACCGGCCGCTGA
- a CDS encoding SDR family oxidoreductase, whose amino-acid sequence MQIDLSGKKAVVTGAGAGIGLAVVRALTAAGADVYGGARTVSPELKEATPHTLTVDLVTEEGPALLVQRARTEFGGIDVLVNNVGGGVTLAPGFLDITDDVWRQTLDLNVFTMVRATRAALPSLVERGGTIVNIGSMNGTLADPRLAHYSAAKAAVANIGRALSAEFAPRGVRVNTISPGPVRTRLWTNRHIAEKAGMTPEEFLAMVPKMAGLATGEMIEPEEIAALVVLFASGRIRSVTGVDLPIDAGMAPPSRYQRPN is encoded by the coding sequence ATGCAAATCGACCTGTCCGGCAAGAAAGCGGTGGTCACCGGGGCCGGCGCCGGCATCGGGCTCGCCGTGGTGCGGGCGCTCACCGCCGCGGGTGCCGACGTGTACGGCGGCGCACGGACCGTCAGCCCCGAGCTGAAGGAGGCCACCCCGCACACCCTCACCGTCGACCTGGTCACCGAGGAGGGACCGGCGCTGCTGGTGCAGCGGGCGCGCACCGAGTTCGGTGGCATCGACGTCCTGGTCAACAACGTCGGCGGCGGCGTCACCCTCGCCCCCGGCTTCCTGGACATCACCGACGACGTCTGGCGGCAGACCCTCGACCTGAACGTCTTCACGATGGTCCGGGCGACCCGGGCCGCACTGCCCAGCCTGGTCGAGCGCGGGGGCACGATCGTCAACATCGGCTCGATGAACGGCACGTTGGCCGACCCTCGCCTCGCGCACTACTCGGCCGCCAAGGCCGCCGTGGCCAACATCGGCAGGGCGCTGTCGGCGGAGTTCGCCCCGCGGGGCGTACGGGTGAACACCATCTCCCCCGGTCCGGTGAGGACCCGGCTGTGGACCAACCGGCACATCGCGGAGAAGGCCGGGATGACGCCGGAGGAGTTCCTGGCGATGGTGCCGAAGATGGCCGGCCTGGCCACCGGCGAAATGATCGAGCCGGAGGAGATCGCCGCGCTGGTGGTGCTGTTCGCCTCCGGCCGGATCCGCAGCGTCACCGGGGTGGACCTGCCGATCGACGCCGGCATGGCGCCCCCCTCGCGCTACCAGCGACCCAACTGA
- a CDS encoding SDR family oxidoreductase — translation MNRRHALVTGANRGIGRAVAAELRARGMALTVTARDPAAASDTAADLGPDVRARQLDVTDPGSVGTAAADVGPVDVLVCNAGVLLDGGTGPLTTPLDLVEETLRVNLLGTWRVLQAFVPGMIRRGWGRVVVVSSGTTAEFGGALFAGAPGYSLSKSALNGLTTLVAGQTAGTGVLVNAVNPGRVRTRMMPRTTTPPEVPARFIADVASLPAGGPTGQFLTERHLPR, via the coding sequence GTGAACCGCCGCCACGCGTTGGTCACCGGCGCCAACCGGGGAATCGGCCGGGCGGTCGCCGCCGAGTTGCGGGCCCGCGGGATGGCGCTCACGGTGACCGCCCGCGACCCGGCGGCGGCCAGCGACACGGCGGCGGACCTGGGGCCCGACGTACGCGCCCGGCAGCTCGACGTGACCGACCCGGGCAGCGTCGGCACGGCCGCCGCCGACGTGGGGCCGGTCGACGTCCTGGTCTGCAACGCCGGGGTGCTGCTCGACGGCGGCACCGGCCCGCTCACCACCCCCCTCGACCTGGTCGAGGAGACGCTGCGGGTCAACCTGCTGGGGACGTGGCGGGTGCTCCAGGCGTTCGTGCCGGGAATGATCCGGCGGGGCTGGGGTCGGGTGGTCGTGGTCTCCAGCGGGACCACGGCCGAGTTCGGCGGCGCCCTGTTCGCCGGCGCGCCCGGCTACTCGTTGTCCAAGAGCGCCCTGAACGGGCTCACCACCCTGGTGGCCGGGCAGACCGCCGGGACCGGGGTGCTGGTCAACGCGGTCAACCCCGGGCGGGTCCGGACCCGGATGATGCCGCGGACGACGACCCCGCCGGAGGTACCGGCGCGGTTCATCGCCGACGTGGCCTCCCTGCCGGCCGGCGGGCCGACCGGGCAGTTCCTCACCGAACGACACCTCCCGCGGTAG
- a CDS encoding cytochrome P450 has translation MEMPEALRGLREQALVEVRLPSGDTAVMVTRYADVRSLFADPRLSKNVARPDVARIAADNELFVDPKIDGDPPHHTRMRGLVTRAFTARRIELLRPYAQQVTDELLDAMATGEKPVDLNEALAFPLPILVICKLLGIPPEDRDRFRSLVDGFLSVTKLPPDEVERCRGELWRYLVELIEYKRANPGEDDLITSLIKVRDEDDNRLSEYELHHWTRSLLIAGYVTTASQIGTGTAVLLHRQDLVKEIQADWSAVPSAVEELLRTQIMGSSIGTLRYALEDIELADGTVLKKGSSVLLSEESANMDEQVFTDPFTLDIRRPENHHMTFGAGIHYCVGAALARMELQVATETLLRRFPDIRLAVPAARLPRALGGFMEGFSEVPVTW, from the coding sequence ATGGAGATGCCGGAGGCACTGCGCGGCCTGCGGGAACAGGCCCTCGTCGAGGTCCGCCTGCCCAGCGGCGACACCGCCGTGATGGTGACCCGCTACGCCGACGTCCGCAGCCTCTTCGCCGACCCGCGGCTGAGCAAGAACGTCGCCCGCCCGGACGTGGCGCGCATCGCCGCCGACAACGAGTTGTTCGTCGACCCGAAGATAGACGGCGACCCGCCGCACCACACCCGGATGCGGGGGCTGGTCACCCGGGCGTTCACCGCCCGCCGGATCGAGCTGCTCCGCCCGTACGCCCAGCAGGTCACCGACGAACTGCTGGACGCGATGGCCACCGGAGAGAAGCCGGTCGACCTGAACGAGGCGCTCGCCTTCCCGCTGCCGATCCTGGTGATCTGCAAGCTGCTCGGCATCCCGCCGGAGGACCGCGACCGGTTCCGGTCGCTGGTCGACGGTTTCCTGTCGGTCACCAAACTGCCGCCCGACGAGGTGGAGCGGTGCCGCGGCGAGCTGTGGCGGTACCTGGTCGAGCTGATCGAGTACAAGCGGGCCAACCCCGGCGAGGACGATCTGATCACCAGCCTGATCAAGGTCCGCGACGAGGACGACAACCGGCTGTCCGAGTACGAGCTGCACCACTGGACGCGCAGTCTGCTGATCGCCGGCTACGTCACCACGGCCAGCCAGATCGGCACCGGCACCGCCGTGCTGCTGCACCGGCAGGACCTGGTCAAGGAGATCCAGGCCGACTGGTCGGCGGTGCCGTCGGCGGTGGAGGAACTGCTGCGTACCCAGATCATGGGCTCCTCGATCGGCACCCTGCGGTACGCGCTGGAGGACATCGAGCTCGCCGACGGCACGGTCTTGAAGAAGGGCTCCAGCGTGCTGCTCTCCGAGGAGTCGGCCAACATGGACGAGCAGGTCTTCACCGATCCGTTCACGTTGGACATCCGCCGCCCGGAGAACCACCACATGACCTTCGGCGCGGGCATCCACTACTGTGTCGGCGCCGCGCTGGCCCGGATGGAGCTTCAGGTCGCCACGGAGACGCTGCTGCGCCGGTTCCCGGACATCCGGTTGGCCGTACCGGCCGCCAGGCTCCCCCGCGCCCTCGGCGGCTTCATGGAGGGCTTCAGCGAGGTTCCGGTGACCTGGTGA